One Neoarius graeffei isolate fNeoGra1 chromosome 9, fNeoGra1.pri, whole genome shotgun sequence genomic window, cagccatgaggttcttgctgtgaggcaacagtgctaaccactgcaccactgtgccaccttccAAGTATAACCACTTTATGAAACATAACTATTGAATAATCTTTGACCAACCCTTGAAGTGGTCTTTTTTCTATGACTCTAATGCCAACCCAACTCACCCACATGCAGCTGGATGAACAAGTGAGGTCTTCATGTTGGCAAGCAAATCCTAATGAATATCTCTGgctcatgtctaaaataaacaggaCAACTTCTGTATGCAAATCATCCAGAATGACTTTTCATTTACATGAGAAACAGATATGATGAAGTGCAATGTTGGCATACAGATAGTTATTATCCTCTGTAGTCTTGAAAAGGTTTGTTTGGGgggtgtttgtatttttgtttttgtttgtttggttttcagTGTTTCAGTAAGGTCGATACACTTAGATTCATAAACCAGACTTGTTATTTTGCActgaatattataataataataataatagtagtagtagtacaatgtctcatctcattatccctagccgctttatccttctacagggtcgcaggcaagctggatcctatcccagctgactacgggcgaaaggtggggttcaccctggacaagtcgccaggtcatcacagggctgacacatagacacagacaaccattcacactcacattcacacctacgctcaatttagagtcaccagttaacctaacctgcatgtctttggactgtgggggaaaccggagcacccggaggaaacccacgcgaacacggggagaacatgcaaactccgcacagaaaggccctcgccggccacggggctcgaacccaggaccttcttgctgtgaggcgacagcgctaaccactacaccaccgtgccgcccgtagtaCAATGTAtttttgttaattttatttttcactAAATTATTAGTATAGCTGCTAttgcagattattattattattattattattattattgttatagcCATCAagatggatatgtgtgtgtgtgtgtgtgtgtgtgtgtgtgtgtgtgtgtgtgtgcagaggctCAAGGAGCTAAAACAGAGGGAATTTGCCCGCAATGTGGCCTCCAAATTAAGGAAGGACGAGCAGAAGCAAGAACGAGCACTTCGGCGGCTACATAAATTAGCCGAACAGAGAAGAGAGGTTCAATGGTGGGACATGGGCAAAACTAAATTTCTGCTTAATATAATGCATAAAGTAATATTTAACCTTCTTGTTCAGTTCACTATTTAGCACACTGACCCAAATGATCAATTAGATTTAACAGCAGTATAATTCTATCAAGCATGAAATATCCTTCCTGTGCTCAGTATCTATTTGCAGTGTACTGTTTATCTGTTTACTACTCTTTTTTCTTTCTGCATAGTAGTGCTCCAGGAAGTGGCCCAATGTTTAAATccaccactgtggcagtggaaAGCTTCAATAAATCCTGCTTCATGGATAAGGAGGAAAACCAGACCATTGCAGAACAAGAGACGGAATCTCAAATCCCATGGCCATATCgaggaaaaacaaagaaacaaactctCCGCCGCAAGATTGCATTCTCCTTTTCCTTTCCAAAGAAAGCCTCACTGAAGCTGGAATCTTCAGCTGCAGTCTTTTGTGAGAGTACCGAGGACAAGAAGCTGATTAAATATGATACAGAGATGATGACACATCAAAAGAGTTCCACCAAAAGTTCCCTGAATGATGCAGTGCCTGCTTCAGATCTCTGTGCTTTCCTCGTTTACTCAGAGGATAGATCAGTGTCTCCAATTAGCCACTTTCCAACTGTTTCTGGAAGCTCTGATCTCAGTCTCTACTCAGAGGAGAGCAATATAGTTGAAAATAAAGAAGACAGTAGTCAGGAAGAGAGCACCATAAATGATGCTCCTCAaccaacatcatgtgatgtcaGTTCATTTCAAAGCCAAGAAAAAGATGTTTTTCTCAGAAAACCTAGCCAACCTTTCATTTCTGTTGTGGGTCGAGATGGTAAAACTATCTTCCAATGGCCTTCAGAAATGGTGTGCTTCACAAAAACAGAGCCCTCCATGTCATTTAGCTGCAACCCTCTCCATTTTGACTTCAGAGGTTCACAGTTCAGGAAGTCTCCTGATGACTTTCAGAACAAAAATGACCAAGAATTGTCTTTCATTTCTGAAAAAAGTCCAAAAACATCCTTCTCTTCCTATGAGATATCCACAGAGGAAGCCACGTGTAGAATGGAAAGAAATATCCTATATTCCAGCAATGCACAAAGCAAATGTAAGCGTTTGAAAAATTGGCCTCAGAGTAGTAAGAGAGCAGAGGACAAATTGCAAGGCAGAGATCGACGCCATTACAGAAGTCAGCACAAAAAGAGGCACAAGAGAAGAAGTAGGTGGCAGAATGAAGATCATCGTGAGATGGAGCAGAGTGCAAAAATGAAGAAGTGGACTAAACTCCACAAACGAGAAGGATTTGAAAGCCGATTTAGAGGCTGTGCTGCACAGCAAGAGCAGCAATTAGAGAAGTCAAAGCAATCAGCTCAGAATCAGGCAGAGAATAACAGCACTGTTTCCTCAGCAGGAGAATCTGTTGAAGTTGAAAAGGTACTTGATATTAGTCAGGGAACATTAGATGTCCCTGCTTTAGGGCAGACAACAATCACACGAAATGACTCACACCATCTCAGTGTGATTCCTTCTGATCATGAGACATCAGTTACAGATCACAGCAGCCTGACTATACCAAAGAAACGACAAAGTGACTCCCAGAGCAAAGAGGATAATGTTTGGTCAGATCATACACAGTGTGGCGTGATTGAGGAGCTAGACAAAGAAGAAGATGTTTTGTGTCTAAATCAaggaccaaaaaggcaaaaattgGACCAAAGTCCTATCACACATCTCACTGATGAACATCCTGCTTTTGTTGTAAAGGGACCAGATGGAATAGTGGACATGGAATCAACATGGAATATCCTCAATTTAAAAGATCCAGGCACATGTGATCCTGAAGGAGATAATGTGGCAGGTGAAGCATCCACTGATAAAAACTGCATTTCCACCTCAGATACAAATTCTCAGGGTCTACCTGAGCAAGATCTACAGCCTAAAGAGGCAAATCAGCTTCCTACTGTCCAAAATGGTGACTCAGCAACAGAGAAAGACTCTGAAAATGAGTGTAATAAATGTGCCATCACATCTCGAgtcaaagaaaaagagaaagtcaGCCATGATAAATCCTGCCAGCACACTCCACCATTGCCAGGCTTTCAACTTCTGGATGAGGAAAGGCAGAACTGTGCAATCCAGAGTCCATTTAACCCAATGCTGTGCTTTACATCTCAACTCAGTGGTGTGGAGAGGCATGGCTTTCttcacagccacacacacaaacaggttctgCACCAGAAAGTGTTCTCTGCTAAGCTCAGATCTACGCTTCCCCTGTCCTCTCCTATTATTCACCCTGTTCATTTACCATCTGCCATTCCATCCAGTTCCATCACCGTCCTTCAGCATCACTCTACCTTCCTGCCCACTCAGCCTTCCCTCTTTACCCAGGTAGTGCCTCTTACTCGCCTTCCTCTTGCCCCTGAAATCACACCCTTCATAACCTCATCTCAAGTTTCAATGGTGGCTCCACCCACTATCCACACAACAGCCGTGACATTCCACACTTTACCCCGTCCTCAAGTCTTTCGGCCACTCTTGCACCCCCCTACTCCTTTCCCACCCTTACTCCCCCCTCACACTACTGTCATTCCCCTTCAGCCTCTCTTCTGAAATTACTACAACTTGATAAAATAGTTATAGTGGTAAAGTGTTACAAACTACATTTGGAAATTACAGTACAAaatagtaatatacataaatatatcaCCAGGGGAGCAAACTAGTGTctatgccattttttttttttactaaatgtGTTTGTGTCTAGACGGATAGGACATTACAGATGTTAGCGTTTTTTACTAAAATAATTTAGCAATCGGTCAGGCAAATGACAATTCTTTCTTACCAATGAGCCATGACACTGCAAGACAGGCAGCATCACTTTATTTTGAAAT contains:
- the znf804a gene encoding zinc finger protein 804A, with protein sequence MACYYIVISSTHLSNGHFRNIKGVFRGPLCRNGNLDYAEKEKTLAKALEDLKANFYCQLCDKQYYKHQEFDNHINSYDHAHKQRLKELKQREFARNVASKLRKDEQKQERALRRLHKLAEQRREVQCAPGSGPMFKSTTVAVESFNKSCFMDKEENQTIAEQETESQIPWPYRGKTKKQTLRRKIAFSFSFPKKASLKLESSAAVFCESTEDKKLIKYDTEMMTHQKSSTKSSLNDAVPASDLCAFLVYSEDRSVSPISHFPTVSGSSDLSLYSEESNIVENKEDSSQEESTINDAPQPTSCDVSSFQSQEKDVFLRKPSQPFISVVGRDGKTIFQWPSEMVCFTKTEPSMSFSCNPLHFDFRGSQFRKSPDDFQNKNDQELSFISEKSPKTSFSSYEISTEEATCRMERNILYSSNAQSKCKRLKNWPQSSKRAEDKLQGRDRRHYRSQHKKRHKRRSRWQNEDHREMEQSAKMKKWTKLHKREGFESRFRGCAAQQEQQLEKSKQSAQNQAENNSTVSSAGESVEVEKVLDISQGTLDVPALGQTTITRNDSHHLSVIPSDHETSVTDHSSLTIPKKRQSDSQSKEDNVWSDHTQCGVIEELDKEEDVLCLNQGPKRQKLDQSPITHLTDEHPAFVVKGPDGIVDMESTWNILNLKDPGTCDPEGDNVAGEASTDKNCISTSDTNSQGLPEQDLQPKEANQLPTVQNGDSATEKDSENECNKCAITSRVKEKEKVSHDKSCQHTPPLPGFQLLDEERQNCAIQSPFNPMLCFTSQLSGVERHGFLHSHTHKQVLHQKVFSAKLRSTLPLSSPIIHPVHLPSAIPSSSITVLQHHSTFLPTQPSLFTQVVPLTRLPLAPEITPFITSSQVSMVAPPTIHTTAVTFHTLPRPQVFRPLLHPPTPFPPLLPPHTTVIPLQPLF